One Verrucomicrobiota bacterium genomic region harbors:
- a CDS encoding NUDIX domain-containing protein produces MPDVQRLHDRAAQRARERVLSARQVLFLEARGAAGQTGQAQRRRRTTAVNAPEHFRHCPKCGAALDLVRELPLRCSACGFTFYFNPAVATAAIVQREDGRLLLVRRAREPRKGALSLPGGFVDFGESAESGLRREVLEEVGLRVTSVEFFCSLPNEYTYRDVTYQVLDLFFLVKVDTTGAKAAPDEVESIVWVAPEEVVLSEIAFPSVAEALRRYGGGR; encoded by the coding sequence TTGCCGGACGTTCAGCGACTGCACGACCGCGCCGCGCAACGGGCTCGTGAGCGGGTGCTATCCGCTCGACAAGTTCTATTCCTCGAAGCCCGAGGCGCAGCAGGTCAAACAGGCCAAGCGCAGCGCCGGCGCCGGACCACTGCCGTGAACGCGCCGGAGCATTTCCGCCATTGCCCCAAGTGCGGCGCCGCGCTCGACCTCGTACGCGAGCTTCCGCTCCGCTGCAGCGCGTGCGGGTTCACGTTTTACTTCAATCCCGCCGTTGCCACCGCGGCGATCGTCCAGCGCGAGGATGGCCGCCTGCTGCTCGTGCGCCGCGCACGTGAACCTCGCAAGGGAGCGCTTTCGCTGCCGGGCGGGTTCGTGGATTTCGGCGAGTCGGCCGAGAGCGGACTGCGCCGCGAAGTCCTCGAGGAAGTCGGGCTCCGCGTGACTTCCGTCGAGTTCTTCTGCTCCCTGCCGAACGAATACACGTATCGCGACGTGACGTATCAAGTGCTCGACCTGTTTTTCCTCGTCAAGGTGGACACCACGGGCGCCAAAGCCGCGCCGGACGAAGTCGAAAGCATCGTCTGGGTCGCGCCCGAGGAAGTCGTCCTCTCGGAAATCGCGTTCCCGTCCGTGGCCGAGGCGCTGCGGCGGTATGGCGGAGGCCGGTAA
- a CDS encoding isochorismatase family protein — translation MKPASFFPRRHFVRLALCSLLALATSLSSAADLKITTQRRSESKPGSGEFTVTQRPELWVPKHTAIIVCDMWDLHHCLNAVRRVEEMAPRMNDLLVKARAEGVFIIHAPSGCMKPYEGHPARERAKAAPKAANLPQEIGVWCKQIPAEEQGRYPIDQSDGGEDDDPIEHARWADELKAKGLNPRAPWTRQYDVLKIRAEDAITDSGVETWNLLEQRGIKNVILVGVHVNMCVSGRPFGLRQLAKNGKNVVLMRDMTDSMYNPARWPFVDHYKGTALYIEHVEKYICPTVTSDQILGGKPFQFKADPAAKLTAAK, via the coding sequence ATGAAGCCCGCCTCGTTCTTTCCACGCCGGCACTTCGTCCGCCTCGCGCTTTGCAGCCTGCTCGCCCTCGCGACGTCACTCAGTTCCGCCGCCGATCTCAAAATCACGACCCAGCGGCGCTCGGAGAGCAAGCCGGGCTCCGGCGAGTTCACCGTCACGCAAAGGCCCGAGCTCTGGGTGCCCAAGCACACGGCCATCATCGTCTGCGACATGTGGGACCTGCACCATTGCCTCAACGCCGTGCGGCGCGTCGAGGAGATGGCGCCGCGCATGAACGACCTGCTTGTCAAGGCCCGCGCCGAGGGCGTCTTCATCATCCATGCGCCGAGCGGTTGCATGAAACCCTACGAAGGCCACCCCGCCCGCGAGCGCGCAAAGGCCGCGCCCAAGGCGGCAAACCTGCCGCAAGAAATCGGTGTTTGGTGCAAACAAATCCCCGCGGAAGAACAGGGGCGTTACCCCATCGACCAGTCTGACGGCGGCGAGGACGATGATCCCATCGAACACGCCCGATGGGCGGATGAACTCAAGGCGAAGGGACTGAATCCGCGCGCGCCGTGGACGCGACAATACGACGTGCTGAAGATTCGAGCCGAGGACGCCATCACCGATTCCGGCGTCGAGACGTGGAACCTGCTCGAACAGCGCGGCATCAAGAACGTAATCCTCGTCGGCGTGCACGTGAACATGTGCGTGTCCGGCCGGCCATTCGGGTTGCGACAACTGGCGAAGAATGGGAAAAACGTGGTGCTGATGCGCGACATGACGGACTCGATGTATAACCCCGCGCGCTGGCCGTTCGTGGATCACTACAAGGGCACCGCGCTCTACATCGAGCATGTGGAGAAATACATCTGCCCGACGGTCACCTCGGACCAAATCCTCGGCGGCAAGCCGTTCCAATTCAAAGCGGACCCTGCGGCGAAGTTGACCGCGGCGAAATAG
- a CDS encoding zinc ribbon domain-containing protein: protein MTTYTYETIPKKKGQKPRRFEVQQNMSDPPLTKDPETGLAVKRVITGGSGNCFRGLSILSMNRPKRRG, encoded by the coding sequence ATGACGACCTACACTTACGAGACGATCCCAAAGAAGAAGGGCCAGAAGCCGCGCCGCTTCGAGGTGCAGCAGAATATGAGCGACCCGCCGTTGACGAAAGATCCGGAAACGGGCCTGGCTGTGAAGCGCGTGATCACCGGCGGCAGCGGAAACTGCTTCCGGGGATTGAGCATCCTCTCGATGAACCGTCCGAAGCGCCGGGGTTGA